A region of the Candidatus Caldatribacterium sp. genome:
CTGAGTTTGTTGCTGCCCTCAGCCGACCCCGTAAAATCATTCTCATGGTGAAAGCCGGCGAAGCAGTGGATGAGTTCCTGAAATCCCTTTTCCCTCTCCTTGAAGAAGGAGACCTCGTCATCGATGGAGGAAATTCCTTTTTCAGGGATACGGACAGAAGGCTCAAAGAGGCCGAGTCCCGGGGACTTCTTTTCCTTGGCATGGGCATAAGCGGTGGCGAGTACGGAGCGCTCCACGGGCCCTCGCTCATGCCGGGAGGGCACAAAAAGGGGTACGAGCTTGTCCGGGATATCCTCGAGCGGGCAGCAGCCCAGGTCGCCGATGGACCCTGCTGCACGTACCTCGGTCCCGGATCGTGTGGGCATTTCGTCAAAATGGTGCACAACGGCATCGAGTACGCCTTCATGGGTGCCATTGCTGAAGTCTACGATATTCTGCGAAAGGTCTTCGGGCTTTCAGCCGAAGAAGCCGCCGAGGTATTTCAGAAATTCAACCGCCTGAGCTTCCTGAACTCGTACCTTGTGGAAATCACCGAGAAAGTCCTCCGCTACAGGGACCCGGAAACCGGAAGGCCTCTCGTCGACTGCATCCTCGATGCCGCCGAGCAGAAGGGAACGGGGAAGTGGACCGCCCAGGTAGCTCTGGATTTCGGCATTCCTACCCCGACCATTGCCCAATCGGTCATGGCGCGAAGCCTCTCCTCTTTCAAAAACGAACGCGTGCAAATCGCTTCCCTTCTTCCTTCCCCTCAAGCGAAACTTTCCTGGTCCTCGGAGTCTTTCAATTCCTTAGCCAATGCCCTTTACCTTGCGGAACTTGCCGCTTTCTCTGAGGGCTTCCATCTCCTTAGGGAGGCAAGTCAAACCCTCGGGTACAACCTGAACCTTCCCGAAATTGCCCGCATATGGAAAGGTGGGTGCATCCTCAGGGCACTCCTTCTTGAGAGAATTCAGAAAGCCCTCTCCACCCCCGATGCGCCTTTACTCTTTGCCACAGAAGAGTTCCGAAGTGACGTTGCAGAGAAACTCCCTGATCTTCGGAAAGTCTGTACGCTTGGAGTAGAATACGGCGTTCCTCTTTCTGTGCTCTCTTCAGCCCTTGCGTACTTTGATTCCTGGCGCTCTGCCCTCCTTCCGGCTAACCTCATCCAGGCTCAGCGCGACTACTTCGGAGCCCACACGTTCCGGCGGGTTGATAGGGAAGGAGTGTTCCACATCGAGTGGGAGGCGGATACCCCATGATGCTCTTTTCCCAGGGGAGTTCGGAGCGGACATTTTCTCAAGAGGAGATGAAAGCCTACTTTCACGAAGCCCTCACAAGGCACGAGTGGAAGAACAAAAGAATTCTTGGCATCATCCCGGACAACACCCGTACGGCTCCGGTGCGTCTTTTCTTTGAGGTTGCCCTTGAAGAAATCAAACCAAAGGCAGCGCGCCTTGACTTCCTCATCGCCCTGGGCACGCATCCCCCCATGAGCGACGAGGAACTCAAGCGCCACCTCGGGGTAACCTTTCAGGAGGCCCAGGAGCGGGGCGTTACGGTGTACAACCATCTCTTCCAGGATCTTCAGGAGCTCATCCACGTGGGCACCATATCGAAAGAAGAGATGCAAACCATCTCCCGAGGACTCGTTGCCGAAGACGTTCCGGTTACCGTGAACCGACGCATCCTCGAGTACGACGAGCTCCTCATCATGGGTCCCGTGTTTCCTCATGAGGTTGTGGGCTTCTCAGGAGGGTACAAGTACTTCTTCCCGGGGATTTCTGGTCCTGAGCTCACGGACAAGTTTCACTGGCTTGCTGCGCTCATCACAAACCCCAAAATCATCGGCACCAAGGATACCCCCGTGCGGGAAGTTCTCAACAGGGCGGCGGAATTCATCCCTAAGCCAACCCTTGCTTTGTGCTTGGTCATGAAGGAAAAGGACCCCTGTGGGATATTTTTCGGGGACCCGAAGGAAGCCTGGTCGCAAGCTGCCGACCTCTCGGCAGTTGTCAACATCGTTTACGTCGATCGGCCCTTCCACACCGTGCTTTCCGTAGCTCCCGAAATGTACAACGAGCTCTGGGTCGGTGGAAAGTGCATGTACAAGCTCGAGCCGGTTGTCGCCGACGGGGGAAAAATCATTATCTACGCTCCTCACATTCGGGAAATTTCAAAAACCCACGGAAAGTACCTTCTTGAGATTGGCTACCACACGAGGGACTTTTTCCTTGCCCACTGGGAGGAGTACAAACACTATCCCTGGGGTGTGCTCGCCCACTCCACCCACGTGAAAGGCATAGGGAAATACGTAAACGGCAGAGAGTACCCCCGAATAGAGGTCATCCTCGCCACGGGAATCCCTGAAGAAATCTGCAGGAAAATTAACCTCGGATACCTTGACTTTCGCACCATTAACCTCGAGGAATACGCAGGCAGAGAAAACGAGGGGGTTCTTCTTGTTCCTCGAGCCGGGGAGATGCTCTACCGCCTTAAGGACGGCACGGTACCGGACATCGACAAGCTCCCCCTCCCCGAAGGAGCGTAACTTTTCAGCCTGAGCGCCGAATTCCGTTCTCTGGGAAACAAGGGGGAATCTCCTCTCGTAGTAGAAAAAGGGGTGGGTGTACTGCCCCTGGAGAAAGAAACTGCGGAAGGAGGCAGAGATTTGAAAAAGACTGCCCTTTTAGTGCTCCTTGTGGTTCTTCTCCCCTCTTTTGCCCTTGCGTATGACGTGCTCCTTCTTGGAAAAGGGAAAGAAGTACCCTCCGTGGGGGAAGGAGTGGCACTCGTTGCAGACTTAGGAGAACATGGAATTCCCTTTGCAACCTGGGCTCAGGTTCTCCCTACTCCCGAAAAGACCGTTCTCCTTCCCTCTTCAGAGGACCTTGCAGAACACAGGGAAACCCTGGAAAGCCTTGCCGAGAAGGGTTACCCCATCGTTGCTTCTGATGTCTCCGGTGATTTCCTGCCTCTTTTCTCCTTCACCGAGAACTACCACACCGTTACGTTCCTCAACTTCGTCACCGACTCCCCTTCTTTCTCGCTCGAGCGCTACTTAGAAGAACTCAAAGAGGAGAATCCTGACCTCATCATCATTGTGGGTACCGAGAAAAACCGCGCTTTCCTTGAAGAGCAGTTCAGCCCCTTTGCAAACCGGATACGTTTCGTAGAAAGAGAAAAAATTCCCGAAAACTTCAAAGAAGCGGTAACCGTTGAAGAGAGGCCAGTCTTTCTCTTCTTCTACTCCTCTCGCTGTCCGGTATGTCGGGAACTCAAGGAGAAGGTTACCCCTCCCGTTTTTGAGAAGTACGCGGATAAAATCAAGGTGGTGTACCTCGACTACACCTTCTCGAAGAACTATGAGAAACTCGTTCTCCTTGAAGAGTACTGGAAGGTGGAGGAGAAAACCTCGGTGGAGATATTCTCCAATGCCGGGTACGTGGCCACCGAAGACCCCGAAAGAATCAACGCCCTCCTTGAGCAACTCATCGAAGAGACCCTGAAGAAACCACAGGCCACCCCTCTCCCCGAGCTCTCAGAAAAACCCAAAGAAGTCGTGTTCTCCCGCTTCCGGGGATTCACACCCTGGGTTGTCGCCGGTGCGGGATTCCTCGACGGCCTGAACCCCTGTGCCTTTGCAACAATCGTTTTCATGGTGAACCTTCTCTTTGTCCTGGGACACTCCCGCCAGAGAATAGTGGAAATCGGTGTTACCTATACTGCTGCCGTGTTCGTGACCTACCTTCTTCTGGGGCTTGGGCTCTTCCAGATCTGGCAAACTCTTGAGGCGTACCGAATCATCTCCCGAATTGTGTACGCCGCAATGGCAGGGTTGCTCCTTGTCTTTGCCTTTTTCAGTATTCGGGATGTCATCACCTACCGGAGGGAGCGGAAGGAAACGGGAATGACCCTTGGCCTTCCCAAAAGCCTTCGGGTCAAAATTAACCAGTACCTCAAGGAGAGCTTCTCAAAACGGAAACTCTTTGCCGCCGCCATTGCCAGTGGCTTTGCAGTATCTATTCTTGAAGCCGGCTGTACCGGACAGGTGTACCTTCCCACCATCATGTACATTGCCAAAGAAGTTTCTGAGTACCGGCTCAAAGCCCTTGGATACCTCCTCTTCTACAACGCCTTTTTCATCATTCCCCTTGTCGCCGTCTTCCTGAGCGTCTTTTTCGGGAGCCAGTCGAAAGCCCTGGTGGAGTTTGGGCGAAAGAACATCCTCATTTCAAAGATTGCCCTATCATGCCTTTTCGTTATCCTAAGCATTCTCCTCCTTGAGAGCGCCTTGGTGTGAGAAGAAATTCCTGAGCGGGAGGTGAGAAGATGGAGCGCGTCTTCTGCGGGCGAACTCAGCTCCTCAGGCGGTACGAGAAAAACCCTATCCTTACTCCCGAGGAGTGGCCATATCCGGTGAATGCCGTTTTTAACCCTGGTGCGGTAGAATTCGAAGGAAAGACCCTGCTCCTTGTACGCGTGGAGGACTGCCGGGGGTTCTCGCACCTTACCGTAGCCACAAGTCCCAACGGGAAAGACGAATGGGAAATTGCTCCCTCCCCTTCTCTCCTTCCTGAGGAGCAATTTACTGAAGAACAATGGGGACTCGAGGATCCACGCATCGTCTGGCTCGAAGAGGACAAATGCTACGCCATCACCTATGTTGCCTTCAGCAAGGGTGGACCGCTTATTTCTCTTGCTCTTACGGAAAACTTTAAGGAATTCGTAAAATACGGCCCTCTTCTTCCCCCAGAGGATAAGGATGCAGCCCTCTTCCCTCGCCTTTTCAAAGTCGGTAGAGGAAAGCGGTATGCTCTCATCCATCGCCCCATCATCCGAGGCGAGGCACATATTTGGATTTCCTTTTCACCCGACCTTCGACACTGGGGAGACCACCAGATTCTCATTCCTGTCCGCCCTGGCTGGTGGGATCAGCACCGAGTAGGCCTCGGAACCCCGCCCCTTGAAACCCCCTATGGTTGGCTCATCTTCTACCATGGGGTACGCCACACAGCCTCAGGAAGCCTTTACAGGATTGGAGCCGCTCTCCTTGACCTTGAAAATCCGACAAGGGTTCTCCATCGAACCGAAGAATGGATCATGAGCCCGCAGGAACCCTATGAACTCCTTGGAGATGTACCAGGAGTTGTCTTCCCCACCGGAGCAATCATCGACAAAGAAACAAACGAAATCCGCCTGTACTACGGAGCAGCAGACCACTGCGTTGCCCTGGCTCTCCTTCCCTATTGGGATTTCCTGGAGTACCTTAGGAGCAAGAAGGGAAACGATTCCTGAGCGGGTGGAACCCTCCACCCGCCTTTCATCCTGAAATAGCCTTGAGCTTCTCTTCCCTTTCGGCGAGGAACCGTTCAACCGCCTGGATGTCCTCTTCGGGAAGGTCCCAGTCTCCCGCAGGAACGATTTCCTCAATCTGCGAAGGCCGGCGAATGCCGACAATGGCCGAGGTAACCTCTTTTCGGCGGAGAACCCAGGCAACTGCAACCTGAGCAGGAGTTTTTCCGTGCTTTTTCCCCATCTCCCGCAGCTTCTCGGCAAGCTCTACATTGAGACTGAGTTGAGGCTCCTGGAACATAGGGTCGTTCCGGCGGTGGTCATCAGGGGGAAGACTTGCAACCCAGTCTTTCGTAACCTTCCCGGTAAGGAGGCCTTTCTGCATGGGGCTGTACACAATAACCCCGATATTCTTCTCACCACAGTACGGGAGAATCTCTTTTTCGATGTCCCGTCGGAGCATGCTGTAGGGGGGTTGCAGCGAGGCAATAGGATGAATAGAGGCAATCCGTTCCATCTGAGGTACGCTGAAGTTCGATACACCTATGTAGCGGACTTTTCCTTCCTCAACGAGGCGACTCATCTCCTCCCAGGCCTCTTCAATATCCTCGTCGGGAATGGGCCAGTGAATCTGGTAAAGGTCGATGACGTCCACCTTCAGGCGGCGGAGACTTGCCTCAACCTCTCTCCGAATGCTCTCCCGCTTGAGGCAATTCGTAATGTTCCCTTTCTCGTCCCATACAAGTCCGCATTTCGTGGCGATAATAGGTCGCCTTGAAAGCCCCCGGATAGCCTGCCCGACCACTTCCTCGGAATGCCCAAGGCCGTACACTGCCGCGGTGTCAATCCAGTTCACCCCAAGGTCTACTGCCCTGTGTATAGCTTCAATGGATTCCCGGTCATCCTGAGGACCCCAGCTGTACCGCCAGCCACCACCCCCAAGGGCCCAGGACCCAAACCCAATGACTGAA
Encoded here:
- the gndA gene encoding NADP-dependent phosphogluconate dehydrogenase; protein product: MGIIGLAVMGQNLALNIARKGFKVAVFNRTAARTREFYETKVKNEPILPTYDLSEFVAALSRPRKIILMVKAGEAVDEFLKSLFPLLEEGDLVIDGGNSFFRDTDRRLKEAESRGLLFLGMGISGGEYGALHGPSLMPGGHKKGYELVRDILERAAAQVADGPCCTYLGPGSCGHFVKMVHNGIEYAFMGAIAEVYDILRKVFGLSAEEAAEVFQKFNRLSFLNSYLVEITEKVLRYRDPETGRPLVDCILDAAEQKGTGKWTAQVALDFGIPTPTIAQSVMARSLSSFKNERVQIASLLPSPQAKLSWSSESFNSLANALYLAELAAFSEGFHLLREASQTLGYNLNLPEIARIWKGGCILRALLLERIQKALSTPDAPLLFATEEFRSDVAEKLPDLRKVCTLGVEYGVPLSVLSSALAYFDSWRSALLPANLIQAQRDYFGAHTFRRVDREGVFHIEWEADTP
- a CDS encoding DUF2088 domain-containing protein, with amino-acid sequence MMLFSQGSSERTFSQEEMKAYFHEALTRHEWKNKRILGIIPDNTRTAPVRLFFEVALEEIKPKAARLDFLIALGTHPPMSDEELKRHLGVTFQEAQERGVTVYNHLFQDLQELIHVGTISKEEMQTISRGLVAEDVPVTVNRRILEYDELLIMGPVFPHEVVGFSGGYKYFFPGISGPELTDKFHWLAALITNPKIIGTKDTPVREVLNRAAEFIPKPTLALCLVMKEKDPCGIFFGDPKEAWSQAADLSAVVNIVYVDRPFHTVLSVAPEMYNELWVGGKCMYKLEPVVADGGKIIIYAPHIREISKTHGKYLLEIGYHTRDFFLAHWEEYKHYPWGVLAHSTHVKGIGKYVNGREYPRIEVILATGIPEEICRKINLGYLDFRTINLEEYAGRENEGVLLVPRAGEMLYRLKDGTVPDIDKLPLPEGA
- a CDS encoding thioredoxin domain-containing protein, with translation MKKTALLVLLVVLLPSFALAYDVLLLGKGKEVPSVGEGVALVADLGEHGIPFATWAQVLPTPEKTVLLPSSEDLAEHRETLESLAEKGYPIVASDVSGDFLPLFSFTENYHTVTFLNFVTDSPSFSLERYLEELKEENPDLIIIVGTEKNRAFLEEQFSPFANRIRFVEREKIPENFKEAVTVEERPVFLFFYSSRCPVCRELKEKVTPPVFEKYADKIKVVYLDYTFSKNYEKLVLLEEYWKVEEKTSVEIFSNAGYVATEDPERINALLEQLIEETLKKPQATPLPELSEKPKEVVFSRFRGFTPWVVAGAGFLDGLNPCAFATIVFMVNLLFVLGHSRQRIVEIGVTYTAAVFVTYLLLGLGLFQIWQTLEAYRIISRIVYAAMAGLLLVFAFFSIRDVITYRRERKETGMTLGLPKSLRVKINQYLKESFSKRKLFAAAIASGFAVSILEAGCTGQVYLPTIMYIAKEVSEYRLKALGYLLFYNAFFIIPLVAVFLSVFFGSQSKALVEFGRKNILISKIALSCLFVILSILLLESALV
- a CDS encoding glycosidase; the protein is MERVFCGRTQLLRRYEKNPILTPEEWPYPVNAVFNPGAVEFEGKTLLLVRVEDCRGFSHLTVATSPNGKDEWEIAPSPSLLPEEQFTEEQWGLEDPRIVWLEEDKCYAITYVAFSKGGPLISLALTENFKEFVKYGPLLPPEDKDAALFPRLFKVGRGKRYALIHRPIIRGEAHIWISFSPDLRHWGDHQILIPVRPGWWDQHRVGLGTPPLETPYGWLIFYHGVRHTASGSLYRIGAALLDLENPTRVLHRTEEWIMSPQEPYELLGDVPGVVFPTGAIIDKETNEIRLYYGAADHCVALALLPYWDFLEYLRSKKGNDS
- a CDS encoding aldo/keto reductase, translating into MRYRKLGWTDLELSVIGFGSWALGGGGWRYSWGPQDDRESIEAIHRAVDLGVNWIDTAAVYGLGHSEEVVGQAIRGLSRRPIIATKCGLVWDEKGNITNCLKRESIRREVEASLRRLKVDVIDLYQIHWPIPDEDIEEAWEEMSRLVEEGKVRYIGVSNFSVPQMERIASIHPIASLQPPYSMLRRDIEKEILPYCGEKNIGVIVYSPMQKGLLTGKVTKDWVASLPPDDHRRNDPMFQEPQLSLNVELAEKLREMGKKHGKTPAQVAVAWVLRRKEVTSAIVGIRRPSQIEEIVPAGDWDLPEEDIQAVERFLAEREEKLKAISG